A genomic stretch from Leptotrichia sp. HSP-536 includes:
- the purB gene encoding adenylosuccinate lyase: MENMSIYSNPLAERYSSKEMLHIFSPEFKFRTWRKLWINLAEAEKELGLDFITDEQIEELKKFKDDVDFEVAAEFEKKLRHDVMAHVHTYGEQAKNARKIIHLGATSAYVGDNTDLIQIKEGLLVVKRRMLTLIEKMRDFALQYKDLPTLGFTHFQAAQLTTVGKRATLWLHSLLLDFEELEFRLENLRFRGVKGTTGTQASFKELFEGDFEKVKQLDELVTKKAGFSKKQGVSGQTYDRKVDAQILNLLSNIAQSSHKFTNDFRLLQHLKELEEPFEKNQIGSSAMAYKRNPMRSERISSLAKYVISSSQTGALVFATQWFERTLDDSASKRLSIPQAFLAVDAILIIWLNIMDGVVVYPKVIEANIQKELPFMATENIIMESVKKGMDRQEVHEIIRELSMEETKEIKLNGNPNRLIDRIIKDGRLGLKAEDMEGILVSANYTGFAGQQTEDFVKNEINPILDRYKDEIVEDREELRV, from the coding sequence ATGGAAAATATGAGCATATATTCAAATCCCTTGGCGGAAAGATATTCTAGTAAGGAGATGTTGCATATTTTTTCACCTGAGTTTAAGTTTAGAACTTGGAGAAAGCTATGGATTAATTTGGCGGAGGCTGAAAAAGAGTTAGGGCTTGATTTTATTACGGATGAGCAAATTGAGGAACTAAAAAAATTTAAGGACGATGTGGACTTTGAAGTTGCGGCTGAATTTGAGAAAAAATTGAGACACGATGTGATGGCTCATGTTCATACTTATGGAGAACAGGCGAAAAATGCGAGAAAAATCATTCACTTGGGTGCGACAAGTGCGTATGTCGGGGATAATACTGATTTGATTCAAATTAAGGAAGGGCTTTTAGTTGTTAAAAGAAGAATGCTTACTTTGATTGAAAAAATGAGAGATTTTGCATTGCAGTACAAAGATTTGCCAACTTTAGGATTTACTCATTTCCAAGCGGCACAGCTTACTACTGTTGGGAAAAGAGCGACTTTGTGGCTTCATTCGTTACTTCTTGATTTTGAAGAATTGGAATTTAGATTAGAAAACTTGAGATTTAGAGGAGTTAAAGGGACTACTGGGACTCAGGCTAGTTTTAAAGAATTATTTGAAGGAGATTTTGAAAAAGTAAAACAGTTGGATGAATTGGTTACTAAAAAAGCTGGGTTTAGCAAAAAACAAGGTGTTTCAGGACAAACTTACGATAGAAAAGTAGATGCACAAATCTTGAATTTATTGTCAAACATTGCTCAATCTTCTCACAAATTTACGAATGATTTTAGACTATTGCAGCATTTGAAGGAATTGGAAGAGCCATTTGAAAAAAATCAGATTGGTTCAAGTGCGATGGCATACAAGAGAAATCCAATGAGAAGTGAAAGAATTTCATCACTTGCAAAATATGTAATTTCAAGCTCACAGACAGGTGCGTTAGTTTTTGCAACACAATGGTTTGAAAGAACATTGGACGATTCAGCAAGTAAGAGACTTTCGATCCCGCAGGCATTCTTGGCAGTGGACGCAATTTTGATTATTTGGCTTAACATTATGGATGGAGTTGTTGTTTATCCGAAAGTAATTGAAGCGAATATTCAGAAGGAATTGCCGTTTATGGCGACTGAAAATATTATTATGGAATCGGTGAAAAAAGGGATGGACAGACAAGAAGTTCACGAAATTATTAGAGAACTTTCTATGGAAGAAACAAAGGAAATTAAATTGAATGGAAATCCTAATAGATTGATTGACAGAATTATAAAAGACGGCAGATTAGGACTTAAAGCGGAAGATATGGAAGGAATCTTAGTTTCGGCTAATTATACTGGATTTGCTGGACAGCAGACTGAGGATTTTGTGAAGAATGAGATTAATCCGATTTTGGATAGATATAAGGATGAGATTGTTGAGGATAGGGAAGAGTTGAGAGTTTAA
- a CDS encoding very short patch repair endonuclease, which produces MKKNPPLTRSQNMARIKSKNTKPEIYIRKLLYKMGYRYRVNYSQLPGTPDIFILKYNTAIFVNGCFWHRHKDCKIATFPKTNTEYWEKKFRRNVERDIEVSETLFEMNISVITIWECEINRMRKNEEYKEKYLRVLRDRIERVFNYEEEDISVQMEIAEEGMQYK; this is translated from the coding sequence ATGAAAAAGAACCCTCCCCTCACAAGAAGCCAGAATATGGCAAGAATAAAATCTAAAAATACTAAGCCTGAAATCTATATCCGTAAATTGCTTTATAAAATGGGATATAGGTACAGGGTGAATTATTCGCAGCTTCCAGGAACGCCTGATATTTTTATTTTAAAATATAATACTGCGATATTTGTAAATGGGTGTTTCTGGCATAGGCATAAAGATTGTAAAATTGCGACTTTTCCTAAGACAAATACGGAATATTGGGAAAAGAAGTTTAGAAGAAATGTGGAGAGAGATATTGAGGTTAGTGAGACGCTTTTTGAGATGAATATTAGCGTTATTACAATTTGGGAATGTGAAATTAACAGGATGAGAAAAAATGAAGAATACAAAGAAAAATATCTGAGAGTTTTAAGGGACAGGATTGAAAGAGTCTTTAATTATGAAGAAGAGGATATTTCAGTGCAGATGGAGATTGCAGAAGAAGGTATGCAATACAAATAA
- a CDS encoding sakacin A production response regulator: protein MIKKFNCKSLIEYTNYAERKYIKPEKAGDLKEDMELFRKKGQAARKIFTEIAKSLEEKLDGFYLQKVSSWMNQGQVARPYLWVFLKQDGDTENESGIALRVFKNEKTKKVGISLEVSFVERKIGENTLERQNKVLDLPIKKPLYYFVQFSKSKENCMLDRIEGNEKNRGKLIEDMKEGSIRKVLVKFNVEEIENFENLEDLSKEFLKGVRLLMPFYLKTKEI from the coding sequence ATGATAAAAAAATTTAATTGTAAATCATTAATCGAATATACAAATTACGCTGAAAGAAAATATATAAAACCTGAAAAAGCAGGAGATTTAAAGGAAGATATGGAACTTTTTAGAAAAAAAGGACAAGCTGCACGAAAAATTTTTACAGAAATTGCGAAATCGTTGGAAGAAAAATTGGACGGATTTTATTTGCAGAAAGTTAGCAGCTGGATGAATCAAGGACAGGTTGCAAGACCTTATCTTTGGGTATTTTTGAAACAGGATGGAGATACCGAAAATGAATCTGGAATTGCACTTAGAGTCTTTAAAAATGAAAAAACTAAAAAAGTGGGAATTTCATTAGAAGTGAGTTTTGTTGAGCGTAAAATTGGGGAAAATACCCTTGAAAGACAGAATAAGGTTTTGGACTTGCCAATTAAGAAGCCGCTGTATTATTTTGTACAGTTTTCAAAAAGTAAGGAAAACTGTATGCTGGATAGAATTGAAGGAAATGAGAAAAATAGGGGAAAATTAATTGAAGATATGAAAGAAGGAAGCATCAGAAAAGTACTTGTTAAATTTAACGTGGAAGAAATTGAAAATTTTGAAAATCTTGAAGATTTGTCAAAGGAATTTTTAAAAGGAGTTAGATTGCTTATGCCGTTTTATTTGAAAACAAAGGAAATTTAG
- a CDS encoding J domain-containing protein, with product MIILEFSEAFKILEIDPTDDKKKIKIAYSKMLKKYHPEDFPEMFMRINEAYRIALKFEKSDFDEVKSENETTEKKDENAEFFERVKKNFEENKEKSFFGNFEDIFSEKKNTSEFENIFSNKNNYENEKTFEKNKEKKENTNNFEKKEEQKKSISEWLEQFRKLSFSENRPLYEYDILLSEYHYNFDDFEKRQIREILEKNNDWSNITEIEKKLLIYNLGNYNEQDDIVLDILGKNQRKFKTDNKILDEITKKIKSKNILENENGYEIFIQNYLNVMVFKVFGINIALYPFDATGKDKNVFKYMLRRIGMHMMKDEYESKIKNSYRGISNSMKIFNNKNEENSKNNFKFVMTVMSSIMMVLYLISIICLKFLAWITAIFTIICIIYVFKDVAMIGIILFTIIDWINIVNEKEFKWSKKYGISSYLSILLISGIILIGKIIQTSDEASVDLGYIPYLKLILQYIFFNAIIITKMIVTTNIRYKRLKDFSKKVLSILDVFVLKKYQGGNENGKNDWN from the coding sequence GTGATAATTTTGGAGTTTAGTGAAGCATTTAAGATACTGGAAATAGATCCGACAGATGATAAAAAGAAAATAAAAATTGCATATTCCAAGATGTTGAAAAAATATCATCCTGAAGATTTTCCTGAGATGTTTATGAGGATTAATGAAGCATATAGGATTGCTTTGAAGTTTGAAAAATCTGATTTTGATGAAGTGAAATCAGAGAATGAGACGACTGAGAAAAAAGATGAAAATGCAGAGTTTTTTGAAAGAGTGAAAAAGAATTTTGAAGAAAATAAGGAAAAATCTTTTTTTGGAAATTTTGAAGATATTTTTTCTGAGAAAAAGAATACGAGTGAATTTGAGAATATTTTTTCTAATAAGAATAATTATGAGAATGAAAAAACTTTTGAAAAAAATAAAGAGAAAAAAGAGAATACAAATAATTTTGAGAAAAAAGAAGAACAGAAAAAATCAATATCTGAGTGGTTGGAGCAATTTAGAAAACTTAGTTTTTCAGAAAATCGTCCACTATATGAATATGACATACTTTTGTCTGAATATCATTATAATTTTGATGATTTTGAGAAGAGACAAATTAGGGAAATTTTGGAGAAAAATAACGATTGGAGCAATATAACTGAGATTGAAAAAAAACTTTTGATTTATAATCTTGGTAATTATAATGAACAAGATGACATTGTTTTAGATATTTTAGGGAAAAATCAAAGAAAATTTAAGACGGATAATAAAATTTTAGATGAAATTACAAAAAAAATTAAGAGTAAAAATATTTTGGAAAATGAAAATGGATATGAAATATTTATTCAAAATTACTTGAATGTTATGGTTTTTAAGGTATTCGGAATAAATATTGCGTTGTATCCTTTTGATGCAACAGGAAAAGATAAAAATGTTTTTAAATATATGTTGCGTAGAATTGGAATGCATATGATGAAAGATGAATATGAAAGTAAAATTAAAAATTCATATCGTGGAATTAGTAATTCTATGAAAATTTTTAATAACAAAAATGAAGAAAACTCAAAAAATAATTTTAAGTTTGTGATGACAGTAATGAGTTCAATAATGATGGTATTGTATTTGATTTCGATAATTTGTTTGAAATTTTTGGCTTGGATAACAGCGATATTTACAATAATTTGTATCATTTATGTGTTTAAAGATGTGGCGATGATAGGAATTATTTTGTTTACAATTATAGATTGGATTAATATTGTGAATGAAAAGGAATTTAAATGGAGTAAGAAATATGGGATATCAAGTTATTTATCTATTTTATTAATTAGCGGAATAATTTTGATAGGGAAAATTATTCAGACTAGTGATGAAGCATCAGTAGATTTAGGCTATATTCCTTATTTGAAATTAATATTACAATATATATTTTTTAATGCAATTATAATCACAAAAATGATTGTAACTACAAATATTAGATATAAGCGATTAAAAGATTTTTCAAAAAAAGTATTAAGCATATTAGATGTATTTGTCTTAAAAAAATATCAAGGAGGAAATGAAAATGGGAAGAATGATTGGAATTGA
- a CDS encoding Hsp70 family protein, with product MGRMIGIDLGTTNSLATYIDDNGKIQFVKNEYGNILIPSVVGIDENGDIIVGELAKERRMRNSGETASNFKRKMGTSARIKIKDKIFDAQMLSSIVLKHLKENAERQLNEKIDRAIISVPAYFNDKQRKDTKIAAELAGITVERLINEPTAAALSLGSHILNRNLKFLVLDLGGGTFDVTLLETFEDIMEVISISGDTMLGGEDFTTKICEIFLRNIQKSILDLSRDERIKLYTKADRVKKLISIKDVEIEMEIGEKIIKRKLLRKNLEKQ from the coding sequence ATGGGAAGAATGATTGGAATTGATTTGGGAACAACAAATAGCTTAGCAACATACATTGATGACAATGGGAAAATACAATTTGTAAAAAATGAGTATGGGAATATTTTGATTCCGTCTGTTGTAGGAATTGATGAAAATGGTGATATTATTGTAGGGGAATTAGCAAAAGAAAGAAGGATGAGAAATTCTGGAGAAACTGCAAGTAATTTTAAAAGAAAAATGGGGACAAGTGCGAGAATCAAGATAAAAGATAAAATTTTTGATGCACAAATGCTTTCTTCGATTGTGTTGAAACATTTGAAGGAAAATGCGGAAAGACAGCTAAATGAAAAAATAGATAGGGCGATTATCAGTGTTCCAGCATATTTTAATGATAAACAGAGAAAAGATACAAAAATAGCGGCAGAATTGGCAGGAATTACAGTAGAAAGACTTATAAATGAACCGACAGCTGCTGCTTTGTCATTAGGAAGCCATATTTTAAATAGAAATTTAAAATTTTTGGTGCTTGATTTGGGTGGCGGGACATTTGATGTTACTTTGCTTGAAACGTTTGAGGATATTATGGAAGTGATTTCGATAAGCGGGGATACAATGCTTGGTGGGGAAGATTTTACAACAAAAATATGTGAAATTTTTTTGAGAAATATTCAGAAATCTATATTGGATTTGAGCCGTGATGAAAGAATAAAATTGTACACGAAGGCTGATAGAGTTAAAAAATTAATAAGCATAAAAGATGTAGAAATAGAAATGGAAATTGGAGAAAAAATTATAAAACGGAAATTACTCAGAAAGAATTTAGAGAAGCAGTGA
- a CDS encoding Hsp70 family protein: protein MTVGMKERNKAFKERILTDVCPFTLGIEVIGERFAPIISRNATVPTSRSQFFSTTEDNQTVIRIAIYQGESLNIAENLFLGDFEINVPRNSAGRENVEVRFTYDINGILEAEVTALSTGEKRNKLIINGEMSEEEKNERIKILEELKIQSENQYKDKLLIERANRIFSEIVNMEIRNRISTYLDKYSLIVRTGDKISIQKAKKEFINFLDKIDPEMNDLGIDDILLDINENEDEEIMEEDELEFWN from the coding sequence GTGACTGTTGGAATGAAGGAGAGAAACAAGGCGTTTAAGGAAAGAATCTTGACGGATGTGTGTCCATTTACGCTTGGAATTGAAGTGATTGGAGAAAGATTTGCACCAATTATTTCTCGAAATGCGACAGTTCCTACAAGCAGATCCCAATTTTTTTCTACGACAGAAGATAATCAGACAGTGATAAGAATTGCGATTTATCAAGGAGAAAGTTTAAATATAGCTGAAAATTTATTTTTGGGAGATTTTGAAATAAATGTTCCAAGAAATTCGGCTGGACGTGAAAATGTTGAAGTGAGATTTACTTATGATATAAATGGTATTTTGGAAGCAGAAGTGACTGCATTGAGTACAGGAGAAAAGAGAAATAAACTTATTATCAATGGAGAAATGTCGGAAGAGGAAAAAAATGAAAGAATTAAAATCTTGGAAGAATTGAAAATTCAATCAGAAAATCAATACAAAGACAAGTTGCTGATAGAAAGAGCGAATAGGATTTTTTCTGAAATTGTAAATATGGAAATCCGTAATCGTATTTCGACTTATTTAGACAAATATAGCTTGATTGTTCGTACAGGTGATAAAATTAGCATTCAAAAGGCAAAAAAGGAATTTATAAATTTTCTTGATAAAATTGACCCTGAAATGAATGATTTAGGAATTGATGATATTTTGTTAGATATTAACGAGAATGAAGATGAAGAAATTATGGAAGAAGATGAACTGGAGTTTTGGAATTAG
- a CDS encoding DKNYY domain-containing protein, with protein sequence MKVRRNLLKILILFILVGSIVNTKTLKSVGDYYFKDKNNAYFDMKKIDEKVDLETFVYLDYFYAKDKNNLYFYGQKVKGVSPNNFNFLTLLSNVPDNIIKSGNDFYLVYENDLNEKIYAKKMDFPIDRDTFESFSMRVYKDKNNFYYYDDTDDVKKGKTLIKFKNEADIKTLKFLKEKNGEKSNKYIKDEKNVYFVDEENLEIKKIENADYKTFQVIEYLYAKDKNNVYYQGKKLNNINPNYFKIVDNEIKYNNEFYKIDENMNLIKIERE encoded by the coding sequence ATGAAAGTTAGAAGAAATTTATTAAAAATTCTGATTTTATTTATTCTAGTAGGAAGTATTGTGAACACAAAGACGCTTAAATCGGTTGGAGATTATTATTTTAAAGATAAGAACAATGCTTATTTTGATATGAAAAAAATTGATGAGAAAGTTGATTTGGAAACATTTGTTTATTTGGATTACTTTTATGCGAAAGATAAGAATAATCTGTATTTTTATGGACAAAAAGTGAAAGGTGTAAGTCCAAATAATTTTAATTTTTTGACTTTGTTAAGCAACGTTCCTGATAATATCATTAAAAGCGGGAATGATTTTTATCTTGTTTATGAAAATGATTTGAATGAAAAAATATATGCGAAAAAAATGGATTTCCCAATTGACAGGGATACTTTTGAAAGTTTTTCCATGAGAGTTTATAAAGATAAAAATAATTTTTATTATTACGATGATACTGATGATGTAAAAAAAGGAAAAACGCTTATTAAATTTAAAAATGAAGCTGATATAAAAACACTTAAATTTTTGAAGGAAAAAAATGGCGAAAAAAGCAATAAGTATATAAAAGATGAAAAAAATGTATATTTTGTGGATGAAGAAAATTTAGAAATAAAAAAGATAGAAAATGCTGATTACAAAACGTTTCAAGTTATTGAATACTTATATGCAAAGGATAAAAACAATGTTTATTATCAAGGGAAAAAGTTAAATAATATTAATCCAAACTACTTTAAAATTGTAGACAATGAGATAAAATATAATAATGAATTTTATAAAATTGATGAAAATATGAATCTTATAAAAATAGAAAGAGAATAA
- a CDS encoding DKNYY domain-containing protein — protein sequence MKRKNLLKILVLFILAGSIVNAEYLKENGEIYYEMPYFEVKSKVKEADAKSFESFEDRNKTVMDSYYGKDDKNVYLLGKKLKNVSPKEFEILNEDYIKDDKNIYKVKLEQALFFSSNEINMKKISLDGLDVKTFRALENDKDIMSIDYFVDKNNIYYDDYEDLEKIQGADKNSFEILSHYVAKDKNNVYYKGRKMENVDSASIKTFGNFIGKDKNRVFYITGNENIKDADASSFEIMGDTRYFRDKNNIFVIKYSNDFPDGEGFIKLPNIDRNSFITLSEEFGKDKNGIYYIGEKINGINPNNVRVIEEMGQDNYILQSENNYYLTFNSNSDLYDRKNDKIEAKKINNLNIDFSTFKYFGILNYYKDKNSFYYRSDNDLKKIKSEIDVKSADKVLELNDFVKDKNNLYYFSNGKINKINLNIDVNSLVFLNNNSSSYSGYIKDRNNVYFVDNENGKVKIVKNADKNTFQIVNGNYGVDRKNVYYDGENLDSVGIEGLKIFDDNYLKDNKNVYEIYTTDDEKIKIRAIKNLNIDVASFENILKATFYKDKNSVYYADMTEDKQELKKLKGADADTFEPGIFSKDKNSVYVEKQRLEGVSPKGFEILDNDLNFIKDYKNVFYLDRAEDGITFIPRVQNIEGVDVATLEFAGGHYSKYYKDKNNVYFMDNRDDKIKFKKLAYVNPKTFEMVDDTFARDDKNLYIFEYKLDGIDPKTFKKLSYEMVKDKNGLYFLEDIEKENENIEIKVRKLNIKGLDLRSFENIDDNYYKDKNNVYYKLDDNFYKLENADLKTFKILDSSYTGYGNFSKDKNYIYLNNKKLEGIDVKTFEKMQANLIRDKNDIYKVEENEGKDGFKIVPINARIDFKNLKNLDWGYFKDDKNIYYFDGDKFEKIEGADASSFEKVKYSDFYKDKNYVYYNGKKIVGMDFKDIGNIDEEWSITELDGTWIKYKDNVYYKGKKLKGISSDNFSYFDGGLSYDKILVDKNGIYKFLKNEDDEKALEIIRLDGKELDLKTLERIASVFDSSNYFKDKNGIYYMDGNKFVKVNGADKDSFRVTESGKYGKDKNNVYFEGKKLEGKKPKEFEEEMEIK from the coding sequence ATGAAAAGAAAAAACTTATTAAAAATTCTAGTTTTATTTATTTTGGCAGGAAGTATTGTAAATGCGGAATATCTGAAGGAAAATGGGGAAATTTATTATGAAATGCCATATTTTGAAGTTAAGTCGAAAGTGAAGGAAGCGGATGCAAAAAGTTTTGAAAGTTTTGAAGATAGAAATAAGACGGTTATGGATAGCTATTACGGGAAAGATGATAAAAATGTATATTTGCTTGGGAAAAAACTCAAGAATGTTTCGCCCAAAGAGTTTGAAATTTTAAATGAAGACTATATAAAAGATGATAAAAATATATATAAAGTTAAACTTGAACAAGCATTGTTTTTTTCAAGCAATGAGATAAATATGAAAAAAATATCTCTAGACGGACTTGATGTCAAAACTTTTAGAGCTTTAGAAAATGACAAAGATATTATGAGCATAGATTATTTTGTCGATAAAAACAATATTTATTATGATGATTATGAAGATTTGGAAAAGATACAAGGAGCAGATAAAAATTCTTTTGAAATTTTGAGTCACTATGTTGCAAAAGATAAAAATAATGTTTATTACAAAGGAAGAAAAATGGAAAATGTGGATTCTGCGAGTATTAAAACGTTCGGAAATTTTATAGGGAAAGATAAAAATAGAGTTTTTTACATTACAGGAAATGAGAATATTAAAGATGCTGATGCGTCAAGTTTTGAGATAATGGGAGATACTCGTTATTTTAGAGATAAAAATAATATTTTTGTTATTAAATACAGTAATGATTTTCCTGATGGAGAAGGTTTTATAAAATTACCAAATATTGATAGGAACAGCTTTATTACTTTGAGCGAGGAATTTGGAAAAGATAAAAATGGAATTTATTATATTGGTGAAAAAATAAACGGAATTAATCCGAATAATGTTAGAGTTATTGAAGAAATGGGACAGGATAATTATATTCTTCAAAGCGAAAATAATTACTATTTGACATTTAATAGCAATAGCGATTTGTATGATAGAAAAAACGATAAAATTGAAGCAAAAAAAATAAATAATTTGAACATTGATTTTAGTACATTTAAGTATTTTGGAATTTTGAATTACTATAAAGATAAAAACAGTTTTTATTATCGTTCAGATAATGATTTAAAAAAAATCAAAAGTGAAATTGATGTTAAAAGTGCTGATAAAGTGCTTGAGTTGAATGATTTTGTAAAAGATAAAAATAATCTGTATTATTTTTCTAATGGAAAAATTAATAAAATAAATTTGAATATTGATGTAAACAGTTTAGTATTTTTGAACAATAACAGTTCTTCTTACAGCGGTTATATAAAAGACAGAAATAACGTATATTTTGTAGATAATGAAAATGGGAAAGTAAAAATAGTAAAAAATGCTGATAAAAATACATTTCAAATTGTAAACGGAAATTATGGGGTAGACAGGAAAAATGTTTATTATGATGGAGAAAACCTAGATTCTGTTGGTATAGAAGGACTTAAAATTTTTGATGATAATTACTTGAAGGATAATAAAAACGTCTATGAGATTTATACGACAGATGATGAAAAAATAAAAATAAGAGCAATAAAAAATTTGAACATTGATGTGGCAAGTTTTGAGAATATTTTAAAAGCAACATTCTATAAAGATAAAAATTCGGTTTATTATGCCGATATGACTGAAGATAAACAGGAATTAAAAAAACTGAAAGGAGCAGATGCTGATACATTTGAGCCAGGAATTTTTTCAAAGGATAAAAATAGTGTATATGTTGAAAAACAGAGATTGGAAGGTGTCAGTCCGAAAGGGTTTGAAATATTAGACAATGATCTGAATTTTATAAAAGATTATAAAAATGTATTTTATTTGGATAGAGCTGAGGATGGCATAACTTTCATACCAAGAGTGCAAAATATAGAAGGAGTGGATGTTGCAACTTTGGAATTTGCTGGAGGACATTATAGCAAGTATTATAAAGACAAAAACAATGTTTATTTTATGGATAACAGAGATGATAAAATAAAATTCAAAAAATTAGCCTATGTAAATCCAAAAACTTTTGAAATGGTGGATGATACTTTTGCGAGAGATGATAAAAACCTTTATATATTTGAATACAAATTGGACGGAATTGATCCAAAGACATTTAAAAAATTAAGTTATGAAATGGTAAAAGATAAAAATGGACTATATTTCTTAGAAGATATTGAAAAAGAAAATGAAAATATAGAAATAAAAGTTCGAAAATTAAATATAAAAGGATTAGATTTAAGAAGTTTTGAAAATATTGATGATAATTATTATAAAGATAAAAATAATGTTTATTATAAGTTAGATGATAATTTTTATAAATTAGAAAATGCTGATTTAAAAACATTTAAAATTTTAGATTCAAGTTATACTGGTTATGGCAATTTTTCAAAAGATAAAAATTATATTTATTTGAATAATAAAAAATTAGAAGGGATTGATGTAAAAACTTTTGAAAAAATGCAGGCTAATCTTATAAGAGATAAAAACGATATTTATAAAGTTGAAGAAAATGAGGGAAAAGACGGTTTTAAAATAGTTCCAATTAATGCAAGAATAGATTTTAAAAATCTAAAAAACTTAGATTGGGGATATTTTAAAGATGACAAAAATATTTATTATTTTGATGGAGATAAGTTTGAAAAAATAGAAGGAGCAGATGCTAGTTCATTTGAAAAAGTAAAATATTCTGATTTTTACAAAGATAAAAATTATGTCTATTATAACGGCAAAAAGATAGTTGGAATGGATTTTAAAGATATTGGAAATATAGATGAGGAATGGTCAATTACAGAACTGGACGGAACGTGGATAAAATACAAAGATAACGTTTACTATAAAGGGAAAAAATTAAAAGGAATCAGCTCTGATAATTTTAGTTATTTTGATGGCGGATTATCGTATGATAAAATTTTAGTTGATAAAAATGGTATTTATAAATTTTTGAAAAATGAAGATGACGAAAAAGCATTAGAAATAATTCGCCTTGATGGGAAAGAATTGGATTTGAAGACACTCGAAAGAATTGCTTCTGTATTTGATAGTTCAAATTATTTTAAAGATAAGAATGGAATTTACTATATGGATGGAAATAAATTTGTAAAAGTAAATGGAGCGGATAAAGATAGTTTTAGAGTAACAGAGAGCGGAAAATACGGAAAAGATAAGAATAATGTGTACTTTGAGGGGAAAAAACTTGAAGGAAAGAAACCAAAGGAATTTGAGGAGGAAATGGAGATTAAATAA
- a CDS encoding DKNYY domain-containing protein: MNIKRHLLKILLLFVLVGSIVNAGYFKEKNKIYFIDTIEDSEKKEVVKNIDFRTFKIFEENDNFAKDKDNVYYKNKKLENVDVNSFQIENPCIVKDKDNVFYITNNEIIKIKGFSPEKSKVIVQFYVPTILINKNGIYTFDKYENGEITIKSIKPAEIDMDTLNVVDGENMAMLLYLKDKNNVYFINYKESEQKILDTDIENAEETENDNYSIDIEIKKLEGVDSNSFEIDSI, encoded by the coding sequence GTGAACATTAAAAGACATTTGTTAAAAATTCTGCTGTTGTTTGTTTTGGTGGGGAGTATTGTGAATGCAGGGTATTTTAAAGAGAAAAATAAAATTTATTTCATTGACACAATAGAAGATTCTGAGAAAAAAGAAGTTGTGAAAAATATTGATTTTAGGACTTTTAAAATTTTTGAAGAGAATGATAATTTTGCGAAAGACAAGGATAATGTTTACTATAAGAATAAAAAGCTGGAAAATGTAGATGTGAATTCTTTTCAGATTGAAAATCCTTGTATTGTAAAAGATAAAGATAATGTTTTTTATATTACAAATAATGAAATTATAAAAATTAAAGGATTTAGTCCAGAAAAAAGTAAAGTTATTGTTCAGTTTTACGTACCAACTATACTAATTAATAAAAATGGTATTTATACTTTTGATAAATATGAAAATGGAGAAATTACGATAAAATCAATAAAACCTGCAGAAATAGATATGGATACTTTGAATGTTGTTGATGGAGAGAATATGGCGATGCTTTTGTATTTAAAAGATAAAAATAATGTCTATTTTATTAATTATAAAGAAAGTGAACAAAAAATTTTAGATACTGATATCGAAAATGCAGAAGAAACTGAGAATGATAACTATAGTATTGATATTGAAATAAAAAAATTAGAAGGAGTTGACAGTAATAGTTTTGAAATAGATTCTATATAG